The Maridesulfovibrio zosterae DSM 11974 genome contains a region encoding:
- a CDS encoding SurA N-terminal domain-containing protein encodes MKKLLLALLLGSLILTGCKNESEDPGVIARVNGKPIYLSQLDYKYDLMHEGNIGFVPSVNQVREEYGQILGDIIVQELVSQELKNRGIPVTDEEMKKAEDDVRADYPDDAFEQILIEEYIDINAWRSQLKYQLAMDKFYQQILRPEIKIDYKKAEDYYRTHLSDFYMPAGYKFIMVKGLSKDLVLKGVELYRAGLKPADIAQKLRKVSVRDVWIRNGQIPTTWEPFVKDLQIGESTSVINQGKEVLCLILKEKKAATLLTPLQAYPAVEKVLLEKMLKNQFELWLTNKMKMSKIKISKELLPASNKETDVSEQETNEK; translated from the coding sequence ATGAAAAAATTATTATTAGCGCTTTTACTAGGTTCATTGATACTGACTGGTTGCAAGAATGAAAGTGAAGACCCTGGAGTTATTGCACGAGTTAATGGAAAGCCAATATATTTGAGCCAACTTGATTACAAATATGACCTTATGCATGAGGGAAACATCGGATTTGTTCCGTCCGTCAATCAGGTTAGAGAAGAATATGGGCAGATTCTTGGTGATATCATAGTGCAGGAGCTGGTTTCACAAGAACTCAAAAATAGAGGTATTCCCGTTACCGACGAAGAAATGAAAAAAGCTGAAGATGATGTCAGGGCAGATTATCCTGATGATGCTTTTGAACAGATTTTAATAGAAGAATATATTGATATCAACGCATGGCGCTCACAACTTAAATATCAGCTGGCCATGGATAAGTTTTATCAGCAAATTCTACGTCCTGAGATTAAAATTGATTATAAGAAAGCTGAGGATTATTACAGAACTCATCTTTCAGATTTTTATATGCCAGCAGGATATAAATTTATTATGGTTAAAGGGCTCAGTAAAGATTTGGTACTGAAAGGGGTTGAATTATACAGGGCCGGTTTAAAGCCTGCGGATATTGCTCAGAAGCTCCGCAAAGTTTCTGTAAGAGATGTCTGGATAAGAAATGGACAGATTCCTACTACGTGGGAACCTTTTGTTAAAGATCTTCAAATAGGTGAATCTACTTCTGTTATCAATCAGGGAAAAGAAGTCCTCTGCCTAATTCTTAAAGAAAAAAAAGCAGCAACACTACTTACTCCTTTACAGGCTTATCCTGCCGTTGAAAAAGTTCTACTCGAGAAAATGCTTAAGAACCAATTTGAGCTTTGGCTGACGAATAAAATGAAAATGTCGAAAATTAAAATTAGTAAAGAATTACTTCCTGCATCAAATAAAGAGACGGATGTTTCTGAGCAGGAAACTAATGAAAAGTAG
- a CDS encoding SurA N-terminal domain-containing protein — protein sequence MKRIFAGILVALACFSTTLASAEEKVVDGIVAVVNGDIVTMYELNAKMAPIMQRFKGKELSAAEAEQINKIRSQILNRLIDEMIIDQEAKRLKINISDQDIDNEVKRIKEVSKLNDEEFERQLALQKTTLKQFKENLGKDIRKHRLLSYKVQNKVVVTDEEIQTAWNSTRTAEDETAKSVHLKLILFAENVSAENIREQIVSGKTTFEEAADKYTIGPGGGSGGDLGVLEWDDLAKTWHDALDGLKPGEISTPFDVQTSKALLKLDSYANAEKGSFEDSKDEIYEKLYRQKQDSVFEDYMKKLKEKAVIEIK from the coding sequence TTGAAGCGTATTTTTGCAGGAATTTTGGTCGCTTTGGCCTGTTTTTCAACAACTTTAGCCTCCGCAGAGGAAAAAGTTGTTGATGGCATTGTTGCCGTTGTTAACGGTGACATTGTGACTATGTATGAATTAAACGCCAAAATGGCTCCGATCATGCAAAGATTTAAAGGGAAAGAACTTTCTGCTGCAGAAGCTGAACAGATTAATAAAATTCGTTCTCAAATTTTAAACCGCCTTATTGATGAAATGATCATTGATCAGGAAGCTAAAAGACTTAAGATTAATATTTCTGATCAGGATATAGATAATGAAGTTAAGCGTATCAAAGAGGTTAGTAAGCTCAATGACGAAGAATTTGAGCGTCAGCTTGCTCTACAAAAAACAACTTTGAAACAGTTCAAAGAGAATTTAGGAAAGGATATCCGTAAGCATAGACTGCTTTCATATAAAGTTCAGAATAAGGTAGTTGTTACTGATGAAGAGATTCAAACTGCCTGGAACAGCACTCGTACTGCTGAAGATGAAACAGCAAAAAGTGTTCATCTAAAATTGATACTTTTTGCTGAAAATGTGTCTGCTGAAAATATACGGGAACAGATCGTATCCGGTAAAACAACTTTTGAAGAAGCTGCTGATAAATATACTATCGGTCCCGGAGGGGGGAGCGGTGGTGATCTTGGTGTTCTTGAATGGGATGATCTTGCTAAAACCTGGCATGATGCGCTTGATGGGCTTAAGCCCGGTGAAATAAGTACTCCTTTTGACGTACAGACCTCAAAAGCGTTGCTCAAGCTCGATTCATATGCCAATGCAGAAAAGGGTTCATTCGAAGACAGCAAGGATGAAATTTATGAAAAGCTTTACCGCCAAAAGCAAGATAGTGTTTTTGAAGATTATATGAAAAAGCTTAAAGAAAAAGCTGTTATTGAGATTAAATAA
- a CDS encoding helix-turn-helix domain-containing protein, with product MDLKELGSRLRAERERQGFTIEQIMELTKVSRVNITAIESGNHKEFPHQVYAKGFIKNYAKNLGLDAEEIGEEFTKIITESPYDEDVLASERATHSEYSAPRKGGSLGTIVLVFVLAVLVGGLVYYLHDNSKTELGQNGQTGAASVEDVVKDTSVVAQSEKSEVKEDTAQKSQPALEVDKGGKVIETSIEEDKTAEVAEQNAKVAASDLETAPVAPALKNVVVITAKPGETCWLEAITDGNNKEYIVQEGESLSLPYKNNLKIKLGNSGGVKILSDGKPVEFSSSKGKVKNLEFPASS from the coding sequence ATGGATTTGAAAGAGCTTGGTTCCCGACTGAGGGCGGAAAGAGAACGGCAGGGGTTTACTATAGAGCAAATTATGGAACTCACTAAAGTTAGCCGTGTGAATATTACTGCTATTGAAAGTGGTAACCATAAAGAATTCCCTCATCAGGTATATGCGAAAGGTTTTATTAAAAATTATGCTAAAAATCTTGGACTTGATGCCGAAGAAATTGGTGAAGAATTTACAAAAATTATAACTGAGTCTCCATATGATGAAGATGTACTTGCATCCGAGAGGGCAACGCACAGTGAATACTCTGCGCCCAGAAAAGGAGGATCATTAGGAACTATTGTTTTAGTTTTTGTTTTGGCAGTTCTTGTTGGTGGTTTAGTCTATTATCTCCATGATAATTCAAAGACTGAACTTGGGCAAAATGGACAGACTGGAGCTGCTTCAGTAGAAGACGTTGTCAAGGATACTTCAGTTGTTGCACAGTCTGAAAAGTCTGAGGTCAAAGAAGATACTGCTCAGAAAAGTCAGCCGGCATTGGAGGTTGATAAAGGTGGAAAGGTTATAGAAACTTCAATTGAAGAAGACAAAACCGCAGAAGTGGCAGAGCAAAATGCTAAGGTTGCTGCCTCTGATTTAGAAACTGCCCCTGTTGCTCCTGCTTTGAAAAATGTTGTAGTGATTACTGCAAAGCCCGGTGAAACCTGCTGGCTGGAAGCCATTACTGATGGTAACAATAAAGAGTATATAGTTCAGGAAGGAGAGTCCTTGTCTTTACCATACAAAAATAATTTAAAAATAAAGCTGGGTAATTCCGGCGGTGTTAAAATTCTTTCTGATGGTAAACCTGTTGAATTCAGTTCATCTAAGGGTAAAGTTAAAAACTTGGAATTTCCTGCTTCAAGTTAA
- the recO gene encoding DNA repair protein RecO, translating into MELNERVVILKTGRFKENDLWVKFLSSSRGVQNAFAFGGSRSRRRFGGCLEPFSQVLFKTGTNKTGTYQVLQEGSLVKAYPGIRSDLRKIGLAANCLKFVESAIIGSENSRRVFELLIETLDVIEDFDPDDFFPLFFRAKVAFEQGYSPDFTICSQCGKPLFSSRPVVFDIEKGRISCVDCADVRKGESVSVGTIRTLAWIQDTGPSNWASLTVPVEIRQECFSIMDRFMAYHLGLVWEGNSYRKV; encoded by the coding sequence ATGGAACTTAATGAACGGGTTGTAATACTTAAGACAGGAAGATTTAAGGAGAATGATCTCTGGGTAAAATTTCTTTCAAGCTCCAGAGGTGTTCAGAATGCCTTTGCTTTTGGCGGCAGCAGAAGTCGGCGAAGATTTGGTGGATGCTTAGAGCCGTTTTCACAGGTCCTTTTTAAAACAGGAACAAATAAAACAGGAACCTATCAGGTCTTGCAAGAGGGGAGTCTTGTTAAAGCATACCCCGGTATACGTTCTGATTTACGCAAGATCGGATTGGCTGCAAATTGTTTGAAATTTGTTGAATCTGCAATAATAGGCAGTGAAAATAGCCGTAGAGTTTTTGAGTTGCTCATTGAAACACTTGATGTGATTGAAGACTTTGATCCTGATGATTTTTTTCCATTATTCTTTAGAGCTAAGGTCGCATTTGAGCAAGGATACAGTCCGGACTTTACAATTTGCTCACAATGCGGCAAACCTCTGTTCAGTTCACGTCCTGTTGTATTTGATATAGAAAAAGGTCGTATCAGCTGTGTTGACTGTGCTGATGTTAGAAAGGGGGAGTCTGTGAGTGTCGGAACTATTCGAACTCTTGCCTGGATTCAGGATACAGGGCCTTCAAATTGGGCATCGCTTACAGTTCCTGTTGAAATTCGTCAGGAATGTTTTTCCATCATGGACAGGTTTATGGCCTATCATTTGGGGCTGGTCTGGGAAGGAAACAGTTACAGGAAAGTATAA
- the glyQ gene encoding glycine--tRNA ligase subunit alpha yields MNFQDVILKLQDFWSDYGCCIVQPLDIEVGAGTFNPSTFFRVIGPEPWKTAYVEPSRRPTDGRYGENPNRLQHYFQFQVILKPSPDDVQDIYLKSLEALGLNAAEHDIRFVEDDWESPTLGAWGLGWEVWLNGMEVTQFTYFQQVGGIDLKPVSVEITYGLERISMYLQGVESVYDLKWNDKVTYGQIYHQNEVEQSKYNFELSDANMLLDLFDKYEAESKRLCEEGLPRPAYDYCLKCSHTFNLLDARGAISITERASYIGRVRNLASSAAKLYAQERVDMNYPMLEND; encoded by the coding sequence ATGAATTTTCAAGATGTTATTCTCAAACTACAAGACTTCTGGTCTGATTATGGATGTTGTATTGTCCAGCCTCTTGATATTGAAGTAGGTGCTGGAACATTCAATCCTTCAACCTTTTTTCGTGTAATCGGTCCTGAGCCGTGGAAAACTGCTTATGTTGAACCTTCCCGCCGTCCTACGGATGGACGTTACGGTGAAAATCCCAACCGTTTGCAGCACTATTTTCAGTTTCAGGTTATCCTGAAACCATCTCCTGATGATGTTCAGGACATATATCTTAAAAGCCTTGAAGCGCTCGGCCTGAATGCGGCTGAACATGATATCCGCTTTGTGGAAGATGACTGGGAATCTCCGACCCTCGGTGCGTGGGGACTTGGCTGGGAAGTATGGCTTAATGGAATGGAAGTCACTCAGTTTACATATTTTCAACAGGTTGGTGGTATTGATCTTAAGCCCGTTTCCGTTGAAATAACTTACGGTCTTGAACGCATCAGTATGTATTTGCAGGGTGTTGAGTCTGTTTACGATCTTAAATGGAATGACAAGGTTACTTACGGTCAGATATACCACCAGAATGAAGTAGAGCAGTCCAAATATAATTTTGAGCTCAGTGATGCCAATATGCTTTTAGACCTGTTTGACAAGTATGAAGCAGAGAGCAAAAGGTTGTGCGAAGAAGGACTTCCCCGTCCCGCATATGATTATTGTCTTAAATGTTCTCATACATTTAATTTGCTCGATGCCCGTGGAGCAATATCCATTACTGAGCGCGCATCATACATCGGCAGAGTTCGTAATCTCGCTTCCAGTGCTGCTAAATTGTATGCACAAGAACGTGTGGATATGAATTACCCCATGCTTGAAAACGATTAA
- the glyS gene encoding glycine--tRNA ligase subunit beta, with product MADFILEIGIEEMPARFVPRLGIDIKDIFSELLEENMIDCESVEAFATPRRLTLFVKEMSAMQRQIVEEVSGPPARIAYDADGNPTKALEGFAKSQGIAIEDIYTLETDKGDYLAAKKTVGGGKTIAILPELCTTAIKKLSFPKRMKWGNLDFAFGRPLRWMLCLFGADVVDFELAGLTSGRKTFGHRVMGAGPWDVATAADYFSVIKEKCSVVISPDERGEFVRSEGDKLASELNGSVVWKESLLQEVSNLVELPMPIIGNFDESFLELPKEVLLTSMESHQKCFGIQKDDGELLPHFLCTLNLIPKDMDLVRKGWEKVLKARLEDGRFFWKKDLDTDFSVWLEKLEHVVFLGPLGSMGDKSRRLERLAALIAGKIDASLQTEMARAGRIAKADLVSEMVNEFDKLQGMMGGIYASKRGEDEVVCKALYEQYLPAGAESPVPSTIGGAIISMTDKADTLVGCFGLNKIPTGANDTYALRRAALGIVRMIIEFGFRVDIVEIMDMAYDGYAKNIKWKLEKTEVIEKLGDFISSRLRAYFTGQGYETRVVDAALGAGFRDVTALKARVEALAKFAETDGFEQSVLTFKRAANIIKKQDSEREATLTGGFEIDRLVEKQEIELATKLDETADRFEELWENDEFGKLFAILGELRPVVDAFFDNVMVNCEDKGLRFNRLNLLQALVDRLSRLADFGALQV from the coding sequence ATGGCCGATTTTATTCTCGAAATTGGAATTGAAGAGATGCCCGCTCGCTTTGTTCCGCGTCTTGGCATCGACATTAAAGATATATTCAGCGAATTGCTTGAAGAAAACATGATTGATTGTGAAAGTGTTGAAGCTTTTGCAACACCGCGTAGACTAACTCTTTTTGTTAAAGAAATGTCAGCTATGCAGCGTCAGATTGTGGAGGAAGTCTCCGGACCTCCTGCCAGAATTGCATACGATGCAGATGGTAATCCTACGAAAGCTCTTGAAGGTTTTGCTAAATCTCAAGGTATTGCGATCGAAGATATTTACACTCTTGAAACAGACAAAGGTGATTACCTGGCAGCAAAGAAAACAGTTGGCGGTGGTAAAACTATTGCTATTCTACCTGAGCTTTGCACAACTGCTATAAAAAAACTTTCTTTTCCCAAGAGAATGAAGTGGGGTAATCTTGACTTCGCTTTTGGACGTCCTCTGCGCTGGATGCTTTGTCTTTTCGGGGCAGATGTTGTTGATTTTGAATTAGCAGGACTTACTTCTGGACGTAAGACTTTTGGTCATCGTGTAATGGGAGCCGGTCCATGGGATGTTGCAACAGCTGCTGATTACTTTTCTGTGATCAAAGAAAAATGTTCAGTTGTCATTTCTCCTGATGAACGCGGTGAATTTGTTCGCAGCGAAGGCGACAAACTTGCTTCTGAACTGAACGGTTCAGTTGTCTGGAAAGAGTCATTGCTCCAAGAAGTAAGCAATCTGGTTGAATTACCGATGCCTATTATTGGAAATTTTGACGAATCTTTTCTAGAACTCCCCAAAGAAGTTCTGCTTACAAGCATGGAAAGCCATCAAAAATGTTTTGGTATTCAGAAGGATGATGGAGAACTTCTTCCTCATTTTCTCTGTACACTGAACCTTATTCCCAAAGACATGGATCTGGTCCGTAAGGGATGGGAAAAAGTTCTTAAAGCAAGGCTTGAAGACGGTCGTTTCTTTTGGAAAAAAGATCTCGATACAGATTTCAGCGTATGGCTTGAAAAACTTGAACATGTAGTGTTCCTTGGACCTCTTGGTTCCATGGGTGATAAATCTCGCAGACTTGAAAGACTTGCAGCTCTTATTGCAGGTAAAATAGATGCGTCATTACAGACTGAAATGGCTCGAGCAGGCCGCATTGCTAAAGCTGATCTAGTTTCTGAAATGGTTAATGAATTTGACAAACTTCAGGGCATGATGGGCGGAATATATGCTTCCAAACGCGGTGAAGATGAAGTAGTCTGTAAGGCTCTCTACGAACAGTACCTGCCTGCCGGAGCGGAAAGCCCGGTTCCGTCCACTATCGGTGGAGCAATTATTTCTATGACTGATAAAGCTGACACACTGGTCGGCTGTTTCGGTCTTAACAAAATCCCCACTGGCGCAAACGATACCTACGCGCTTAGGCGCGCCGCTCTAGGTATCGTGCGCATGATTATAGAATTCGGTTTTAGAGTTGATATAGTTGAAATCATGGACATGGCTTACGATGGCTATGCCAAAAACATCAAATGGAAACTTGAAAAAACTGAAGTGATTGAGAAGCTTGGTGATTTTATCTCCAGCAGACTCCGTGCTTATTTTACCGGTCAAGGCTATGAAACAAGAGTTGTTGATGCTGCTTTAGGTGCCGGTTTCAGAGATGTAACAGCTCTCAAAGCTCGGGTTGAAGCTCTGGCTAAATTTGCCGAGACTGACGGTTTTGAACAGTCTGTGCTGACTTTTAAACGCGCAGCTAACATTATTAAAAAGCAAGATAGTGAAAGAGAAGCGACACTTACTGGCGGGTTTGAAATAGATCGGCTGGTTGAGAAGCAGGAAATTGAGCTTGCAACTAAGCTTGACGAAACTGCTGACCGTTTTGAAGAACTGTGGGAAAATGACGAGTTTGGTAAACTGTTCGCAATCCTCGGCGAACTCAGACCCGTTGTTGATGCTTTCTTTGATAATGTTATGGTTAATTGCGAAGATAAAGGCCTTCGTTTTAACCGTCTTAACCTGCTGCAGGCGCTTGTTGACCGTCTCAGTAGACTGGCTGATTTTGGCGCTCTCCAAGTCTAG
- the rpsT gene encoding 30S ribosomal protein S20 — translation MANHKSALKRHRQSLARNERNNMVRTRIKNVVKEVRSAVEANDTELASSALRKATAVLDKAATKKVIHARTAARRISRLHAAVNKMA, via the coding sequence TTGGCGAATCATAAATCCGCACTCAAAAGACACCGTCAGAGCCTTGCTCGTAATGAGCGTAACAACATGGTACGTACCCGTATCAAAAACGTTGTAAAAGAAGTTCGTTCTGCTGTTGAAGCTAACGATACTGAACTTGCATCATCTGCTCTCCGTAAGGCAACTGCTGTTCTTGATAAGGCAGCTACTAAAAAGGTAATCCACGCTCGCACAGCAGCTCGCAGGATTTCCCGCCTTCACGCAGCCGTTAATAAAATGGCTTAG
- the trkA gene encoding Trk system potassium transporter TrkA: MRVIIVGAGEVGFNVARRLSGENKDVVVIDKDPKALSKVSDSLDVQTIQGSGSSPEILEKAGVEEADIFLAVTDKDEINLLATFFANRMAPKVIKLARIRNEDYTKYSEMFTKGDLRIDTVINPDEEVVESILRVMSIPGAVEINDFVGGKVRLIGVKLPDQSPLVGVALMNVREHLGDVDVVIAALVRDDRLIIPGGLDTIEQGDIVYFTCIRDHQDMLLQRAGILSDPIRKVMIVGGGNVGFLLAQALDNKNYHTRLLDHDAERCSVLSELLDRVIVLHGDGTDQDLLREENVGDLDMVIAVTGEEEMNILSCLLAKNLGTRKTITRINNFAYIPLIQPIGIDHLVCPRLSAINSILHFVRQGKVISAVSIKGEEAEALEAIAQEKSGIVGKPIMDLDLPKGTLILCFQRGEEVIIPTGLTIIEPNDRLLIISTHKNIPKIEKALTTKLELY, from the coding sequence TTGAGAGTTATAATAGTAGGAGCCGGAGAGGTTGGGTTTAATGTAGCCAGACGTCTTTCCGGAGAAAATAAAGATGTTGTTGTGATCGACAAGGATCCGAAAGCTCTTAGTAAGGTCTCAGATTCACTTGATGTTCAGACTATTCAGGGGTCAGGTTCAAGTCCGGAAATATTGGAGAAAGCAGGGGTAGAAGAAGCTGATATTTTTCTTGCAGTTACAGATAAGGATGAGATCAATCTTTTAGCAACTTTTTTTGCTAACCGTATGGCTCCGAAAGTTATTAAACTCGCTCGTATTAGAAATGAAGATTATACTAAATATTCAGAGATGTTCACTAAGGGTGATCTACGGATAGATACTGTAATTAACCCTGACGAAGAGGTTGTTGAGTCTATTTTGCGGGTTATGAGTATTCCAGGTGCGGTTGAAATTAATGATTTTGTAGGTGGTAAAGTTCGTTTGATCGGTGTTAAATTGCCAGATCAAAGTCCTTTGGTCGGGGTAGCTCTAATGAATGTCAGAGAACACTTAGGTGATGTTGATGTTGTTATTGCTGCTTTAGTGCGCGATGACAGGCTGATTATTCCCGGAGGTCTGGATACAATCGAGCAAGGGGATATCGTTTATTTTACCTGCATCCGTGACCATCAGGATATGTTGTTGCAGCGAGCAGGTATTCTTTCTGATCCAATACGTAAGGTTATGATTGTTGGTGGTGGTAATGTAGGCTTTTTATTAGCCCAGGCATTGGATAATAAAAACTATCACACCCGCTTGCTCGATCATGATGCCGAAAGGTGTAGTGTGCTTTCTGAGTTACTGGACAGAGTGATCGTTCTCCATGGTGATGGTACAGATCAAGATCTGCTTAGAGAGGAGAATGTCGGTGATCTAGATATGGTTATTGCTGTTACCGGTGAGGAGGAGATGAATATCCTTTCCTGTCTACTGGCAAAGAATCTTGGAACTCGTAAAACTATTACCCGGATTAATAACTTTGCATATATTCCACTCATTCAGCCTATAGGTATTGATCATCTGGTATGTCCAAGACTCTCTGCTATTAATTCTATTTTGCATTTTGTCAGGCAGGGGAAGGTTATTTCTGCTGTTTCAATTAAGGGAGAAGAAGCAGAAGCTCTTGAAGCCATTGCTCAGGAAAAATCAGGTATTGTAGGTAAGCCTATTATGGATCTGGATCTGCCTAAAGGGACTTTGATACTATGCTTTCAGCGCGGCGAAGAAGTTATTATTCCTACCGGGTTGACTATTATTGAACCAAACGATCGTTTACTGATTATTTCTACTCATAAGAATATCCCTAAGATTGAAAAGGCCCTTACCACCAAGTTGGAGTTGTATTAA
- a CDS encoding TrkH family potassium uptake protein — MRWQVVLNIIGALTLCVGLTMFFPLAFSLYYQDAGILPLVKSLIVTSICGLVLFFVFKGKDENRGLSHREGMAIVALGWVSAGFFGSLPFYFGDVFVNFVDCFFESLSGFTTTGASVMMDIEKNAKGILFWRSLTHWLGGMGIIVLSLAILPFLGVGGMQLYKAEVPGPVPDKLKPRIKDTALVLWKVYLLFSAIEAVLLMFGGMDFFDSLCHTFGTLATGGFSTKNTSVAYFQSAYIDYVITAFMIVAAINFSLHYQMIKGRPLLLWRDPEFRFFGIITLVVTAIITASVYSATNYDSFADSFRYTSFQVASIMSTTGFATADYEIWPAVAQGLLLLCMFLGGCAGSTSGGMKHLRIMLLLKQAYQEVFRIIHPRSVNRVKLGKTVVKAETMNDILGFCVLWLVLFVVCGLIVAATGVDVVSSFAASLACIGNIGPGIGSVGPTENYAHIPELGKWALIFAMLLGRLEIYTVVVLCVPEFWRK; from the coding sequence ATGCGTTGGCAAGTTGTTCTGAATATTATTGGAGCACTGACTCTGTGTGTAGGGCTGACAATGTTTTTTCCTCTAGCATTCTCACTTTATTATCAGGATGCAGGGATATTACCTCTTGTAAAATCACTGATAGTTACGTCAATTTGCGGGCTGGTTCTGTTTTTTGTTTTCAAAGGAAAAGATGAAAATAGGGGACTCAGTCACCGTGAAGGTATGGCTATTGTTGCTCTGGGCTGGGTCTCTGCCGGATTTTTTGGAAGCCTGCCATTTTATTTCGGGGATGTTTTTGTAAATTTTGTGGATTGTTTTTTTGAATCTCTTTCAGGTTTCACCACCACTGGCGCATCGGTGATGATGGATATTGAAAAAAATGCCAAAGGTATTCTTTTCTGGCGTAGCCTTACTCACTGGCTGGGGGGGATGGGAATTATTGTTTTGTCTCTTGCAATCCTTCCTTTTCTTGGAGTGGGGGGAATGCAGTTGTATAAAGCTGAAGTTCCAGGTCCTGTTCCAGATAAGCTTAAACCTCGCATTAAAGATACAGCACTGGTTCTCTGGAAAGTTTACCTGCTTTTTTCTGCCATTGAAGCAGTTTTGTTGATGTTTGGCGGAATGGATTTTTTTGATTCACTTTGTCATACTTTCGGAACACTTGCTACGGGTGGATTTTCTACCAAAAATACATCTGTAGCATATTTTCAGAGTGCGTATATTGATTACGTCATTACAGCATTTATGATTGTTGCAGCGATTAATTTCAGCCTGCATTATCAAATGATTAAAGGTCGTCCGCTTCTTTTATGGCGAGATCCTGAGTTCAGATTTTTCGGTATAATTACGCTGGTAGTTACTGCGATAATAACTGCCTCTGTTTATTCGGCTACTAATTATGATTCTTTTGCTGACTCTTTCCGGTATACATCATTTCAGGTTGCATCCATTATGAGTACTACTGGTTTTGCTACCGCAGATTATGAAATATGGCCTGCTGTTGCGCAAGGTCTGCTTTTGCTCTGTATGTTTCTTGGCGGCTGCGCTGGATCAACAAGCGGAGGGATGAAACATCTACGTATTATGCTCCTGCTGAAACAGGCTTATCAGGAAGTTTTTAGAATTATTCATCCGAGGTCTGTAAATAGGGTTAAACTAGGCAAGACAGTCGTTAAGGCTGAGACAATGAACGATATCCTGGGATTTTGTGTTCTTTGGCTGGTACTTTTTGTTGTTTGCGGACTGATTGTAGCCGCGACCGGTGTTGATGTTGTTTCTTCTTTTGCCGCTTCACTTGCATGTATAGGGAATATAGGCCCTGGTATAGGAAGCGTCGGACCAACTGAAAATTATGCTCATATACCTGAACTTGGGAAGTGGGCTTTAATATTTGCAATGTTGTTGGGAAGGCTTGAAATTTATACTGTGGTAGTGCTTTGTGTGCCTGAATTCTGGCGCAAATAA
- a CDS encoding GNAT family N-acetyltransferase, with translation MDIQIKYDCTDINWQVVTKTLKDVGMAYFDNDTHQKAFENSYVTVFIYTDNQLIGFGRALSDGAYQAAIYDVAVIPEYQGMGLGKTLMDALMEKLSGCNVILYAAPGKENFYAKQKFRKMKTGMAAFINANAMKEKGFTI, from the coding sequence ATGGATATTCAGATCAAATACGATTGCACAGATATTAACTGGCAGGTTGTAACAAAAACTTTGAAAGATGTAGGAATGGCATATTTCGATAATGATACTCATCAAAAAGCATTTGAAAACAGTTATGTTACGGTATTCATATACACTGACAACCAGCTGATCGGATTTGGCAGAGCACTCAGTGACGGAGCATATCAAGCGGCCATCTATGACGTGGCTGTAATCCCTGAATATCAAGGAATGGGCCTTGGAAAGACACTCATGGATGCCCTAATGGAAAAGCTATCCGGTTGTAACGTAATATTATACGCAGCTCCCGGAAAAGAAAATTTTTATGCCAAACAGAAATTCCGTAAAATGAAAACAGGAATGGCGGCCTTCATTAATGCTAATGCAATGAAAGAAAAAGGCTTTACTATATAA